One part of the Streptomyces nigra genome encodes these proteins:
- a CDS encoding DUF397 domain-containing protein, which produces MHTDDLSGARWRRSSHSNGDGGNCVEVADGVPHTVPVRDSKLASDGPVLLFPAHAWEGFLRSLR; this is translated from the coding sequence ATGCACACGGACGACCTGAGCGGCGCTCGCTGGCGCAGGAGCAGCCACAGCAACGGCGACGGAGGCAACTGCGTCGAGGTGGCCGACGGAGTCCCCCACACCGTTCCCGTCCGGGACTCCAAGCTCGCCTCGGACGGTCCCGTGCTGCTGTTCCCCGCTCATGCCTGGGAGGGGTTCCTCAGGTCTCTGAGGTGA
- a CDS encoding SCO2524 family protein produces MQIKPRQHLLDIWQAIARHSFDGGEWQWGDWGKESSVADAERLLCLLYPATEIPAFRLDDPDTTQEDVQQVLKKAGGRLDIPANLVTAAADFMRTHTGEDKRPTFAGGYYFGSQDKTRELTEEQRRLGVVDSYSMSITLCLALLGFLKVYETRTRRSDIKETIAELRAATSNRLTAAMVSLLRSFVVNVFDTDSSQGQTLTELLGQQRLSQRQVLNKFQNRFRALRAAINESVFLGIDVQEGLKDENQLFECGFSWTMVKDAPEVETSEPIGPQPDGVANPVPYLYFTVVALDGIQDLFSDRTLTLGLLNTEQQRLAESLRLRWELTQQYWSGIARFNADRWPLEDIPWRTTGQKLESEYFSLSVAAILVHDLMRRRATDDDLTRTVGVMERLAERGRITSRMVRDDPIVHALHNVGVALPLQGSERLGPPMTWAMTDFSAQLLKRTVQLCTLSRNLASHDRLLRLAEDVFDHMWRRRIRDGEGVGLWDNIHAAYPDAEIHQRRVPVSWSITERVTEVMVQANVMYRQPPIRSNELSELAKALLSESAHLLGNEQMEPAPADAGRHGMQLRNIEVKLRRARSLVEEQPGTAYALTLDVLGQLDSLARAREAADRGV; encoded by the coding sequence ATGCAGATCAAGCCACGCCAGCATCTGCTGGACATCTGGCAGGCGATTGCCCGCCACTCTTTCGACGGGGGGGAGTGGCAATGGGGCGACTGGGGCAAGGAGAGCAGCGTCGCCGACGCCGAGCGGCTCCTGTGCCTGCTCTATCCCGCCACCGAGATCCCCGCCTTCCGGCTCGACGACCCGGACACCACACAGGAGGACGTCCAGCAGGTCCTGAAGAAGGCCGGAGGACGACTGGACATCCCGGCCAATCTCGTGACCGCCGCCGCCGACTTCATGCGGACGCACACCGGTGAGGACAAGCGGCCCACCTTCGCGGGCGGCTACTACTTCGGCTCCCAGGACAAGACGAGGGAACTCACGGAGGAACAGCGCCGGTTAGGCGTGGTCGACTCCTACTCCATGTCGATCACGCTGTGTCTCGCCCTGCTGGGCTTCCTCAAGGTCTACGAGACCAGGACCCGGCGCAGCGACATCAAGGAGACCATCGCCGAACTCCGCGCGGCCACCAGCAACCGCCTCACCGCCGCCATGGTGAGCCTGCTGCGCTCCTTCGTCGTCAACGTCTTCGACACCGACTCCTCCCAGGGCCAGACCCTCACCGAACTCCTCGGCCAGCAGCGGCTGTCGCAGCGCCAGGTGCTGAACAAGTTCCAGAACCGCTTCCGCGCCCTGCGCGCCGCGATCAACGAGAGCGTGTTCCTCGGCATCGACGTCCAGGAAGGCCTCAAGGACGAGAACCAGCTCTTCGAGTGCGGCTTCTCCTGGACCATGGTCAAGGACGCCCCCGAGGTCGAGACCAGCGAACCCATCGGACCGCAGCCCGACGGCGTCGCCAACCCGGTGCCCTACCTGTACTTCACCGTGGTCGCCCTCGACGGTATCCAGGACCTGTTCTCCGACCGCACGCTCACCCTCGGCCTGCTCAACACCGAGCAGCAGAGACTCGCCGAGTCGCTGCGTCTGCGGTGGGAGCTGACCCAGCAGTACTGGTCCGGCATCGCCCGCTTCAACGCCGACCGCTGGCCCCTGGAGGACATCCCCTGGCGTACGACGGGACAGAAGCTGGAGTCCGAGTACTTCTCCCTCTCCGTCGCCGCCATCCTCGTGCACGACCTGATGCGCCGCCGGGCCACCGACGACGACCTGACCCGCACCGTCGGCGTCATGGAGCGGCTCGCCGAACGCGGCCGCATCACCAGCCGCATGGTCCGCGACGACCCGATCGTCCACGCCCTGCACAACGTCGGCGTCGCCCTGCCGCTCCAGGGCAGCGAACGCCTCGGCCCGCCCATGACCTGGGCCATGACCGACTTCTCGGCCCAGCTCCTCAAGCGGACCGTCCAGTTGTGCACCCTCTCCCGCAACCTCGCCTCCCACGACCGGCTGCTCCGCCTCGCCGAGGACGTCTTCGACCACATGTGGCGCCGGCGCATCCGCGACGGCGAGGGCGTCGGCCTCTGGGACAACATCCACGCCGCCTACCCGGACGCCGAGATCCACCAGCGGCGTGTCCCGGTCTCCTGGAGCATCACCGAGCGGGTCACCGAGGTCATGGTGCAGGCCAACGTCATGTACCGGCAGCCCCCGATCCGCAGCAACGAACTGAGCGAACTGGCGAAGGCGTTGCTCAGCGAGTCCGCCCACCTCCTGGGCAACGAGCAGATGGAGCCCGCCCCCGCCGACGCCGGCCGGCACGGCATGCAGTTGCGCAACATCGAGGTGAAGCTGCGCCGCGCCCGCAGCCTCGTCGAGGAACAGCCCGGCACCGCCTACGCCCTCACGCTCGACGTCCTCGGACAGCTCGACTCGCTCGCCCGCGCCCGCGAGGCCGCGGACCGGGGAGTGTGA
- a CDS encoding SCO2521 family protein, with protein sequence MTAAPVHPARPVLACGEVRTCLLPSLQALDSRAAAQLLRLRADEPVRISERPSMHALSPEVLTGVDCRLPASNGSKVRGVGTVAARAALTEGRLLQATAWFGVPAAGPDLRRPWGQYLVRPGLVEPFGKLPEQATAEGVLRGAGRGELDLGVIAEGLLAQLRRHALLDRRVPFKSSPTRLRWVARREPAGERASLTSFTVAEGGLRTMELSLPADVPAASAAGLCEDLALHDWLLTTVQHMLDNSRLGTAGGPPVIETLQPVVVHLLHLWMPRAHVDPALAHLWDVLEQRPGFSRQWENLSRRIRDRLALQAVATPRQALSDAR encoded by the coding sequence ATGACGGCGGCCCCGGTCCACCCGGCGCGTCCGGTCCTCGCCTGCGGCGAGGTCCGCACCTGTCTGCTGCCGTCGCTCCAGGCCCTCGACAGCCGGGCCGCCGCCCAACTGCTCCGGCTCCGCGCCGACGAACCCGTACGGATCTCCGAGCGGCCCTCCATGCACGCGCTGTCCCCCGAGGTGCTGACCGGGGTGGACTGCCGGCTGCCCGCCTCCAACGGCAGCAAGGTCCGCGGCGTCGGCACGGTCGCCGCGCGTGCCGCCCTGACCGAGGGGCGGCTCCTCCAGGCGACCGCCTGGTTCGGCGTCCCGGCCGCAGGCCCCGATCTGCGCCGCCCCTGGGGCCAGTACCTGGTACGGCCCGGCCTCGTCGAACCGTTCGGCAAACTGCCCGAACAGGCCACCGCCGAGGGCGTGTTGCGCGGCGCCGGACGCGGCGAGCTCGACCTCGGCGTGATCGCCGAGGGGCTCCTCGCCCAGCTGCGGCGGCACGCGCTGCTCGACCGCCGGGTGCCGTTCAAGTCCAGCCCCACCCGACTGCGCTGGGTGGCCCGGCGGGAACCGGCGGGGGAGCGGGCCTCACTGACGAGTTTCACCGTCGCCGAGGGCGGGCTGCGCACCATGGAGCTGTCCCTCCCGGCCGACGTCCCGGCCGCGTCCGCCGCCGGTCTGTGCGAGGATCTCGCCCTGCACGACTGGCTTTTGACGACGGTTCAGCACATGCTGGACAACAGCAGACTCGGTACGGCGGGTGGCCCGCCGGTGATCGAGACGCTGCAACCGGTCGTCGTCCATCTGCTGCATCTGTGGATGCCGCGGGCCCACGTGGATCCCGCTCTGGCCCACCTGTGGGACGTACTGGAACAGCGACCGGGGTTCTCCCGGCAGTGGGAGAACCTCAGCCGGCGCATCAGGGACCGACTGGCCCTCCAGGCCGTGGCGACGCCGCGGCAGGCGCTCAGCGACGCGCGCTGA
- a CDS encoding DUF6879 family protein, with protein MSTTSLGNGNGGRNQPQTQSAGRHKVLLRVLVAGVAGAATFLLSGLLNQEDDNLWEWTMSISLGCAVLIVQYLVDFGERFEKVDQGFAEILSATELFSQVDGSVLRSEEVTRLVLGYTRVREQGGDIMQAFAEKELGRLARMMEGLGSGTADCPGENHEWLIDLTDCTKMTLDATSTSVDREFWYSGPAERYLAAQEKAIRRRGVEIRRLFIVRTEDEVTPELRSLCDDHRRRGIDARIAVRSLMEANPRVSDFIVFDGELCHETKPDQENNPDSTLLSADPDHIEDHITQFTDLWAEAERQQTPRVTSET; from the coding sequence ATGAGCACGACGTCATTAGGGAACGGCAACGGCGGCAGGAACCAGCCGCAGACACAGAGCGCGGGGCGGCACAAGGTCCTGCTGAGAGTGCTGGTCGCGGGCGTGGCCGGCGCCGCGACCTTCCTGCTGAGCGGTCTGCTGAACCAGGAGGACGACAATCTGTGGGAGTGGACGATGTCCATCTCCCTCGGCTGCGCGGTGCTGATCGTGCAGTACCTGGTCGACTTCGGCGAGCGGTTCGAGAAGGTCGACCAGGGCTTCGCCGAGATCCTCTCCGCCACGGAGCTGTTCAGCCAGGTCGACGGCTCGGTGCTGCGCTCCGAGGAGGTGACCCGGCTCGTCCTCGGCTACACCCGGGTCCGGGAGCAGGGCGGCGACATCATGCAGGCCTTCGCCGAGAAGGAACTCGGGCGGCTCGCCCGGATGATGGAGGGCCTCGGCAGCGGCACCGCGGACTGTCCGGGCGAGAACCACGAGTGGCTGATCGACCTCACCGACTGCACCAAGATGACCCTGGACGCCACCAGCACCTCGGTGGACCGGGAGTTCTGGTACAGCGGACCGGCCGAGCGCTACCTCGCGGCGCAGGAGAAGGCGATCCGCAGGAGGGGCGTGGAGATCCGCCGCCTGTTCATCGTCCGGACCGAGGACGAGGTGACACCGGAGCTGCGGTCGCTGTGCGACGACCACCGCAGGCGCGGCATCGACGCGCGCATCGCGGTGCGCTCGCTGATGGAGGCCAACCCGAGGGTGAGCGACTTCATCGTCTTCGACGGCGAGCTGTGCCACGAGACCAAGCCGGACCAGGAGAACAACCCGGACAGCACCCTGCTGAGCGCCGACCCGGACCACATCGAGGACCACATCACCCAGTTCACGGACCTGTGGGCCGAGGCGGAGCGCCAGCAGACGCCCCGGGTCACCTCAGAGACCTGA
- a CDS encoding SCO2523 family variant P-loop protein: MLIFSASDKGGTGRSVTSANLAYHRALAGDDVCYLDFDFGSPTAAAVFDVADARQATEDHGLHAYLIGEVGEPARIDVWAETEHQVLRFPPPGCGRLVLMPGDVSGGEFATSEENLHRCVDLLMNLYYEFDLVIVDLSAGRSYAVDMVLEATAQPEMSEVTARWLVFHRWTRQHVAAAASLVFGKRGILAGGVERGHGEEELRNAIRFVRAAVPDPESPLWSQVSPTQSAWMRKTDGDLKQLASTHGIGYSQVLGSVPLEPVLQWREQLITDEDVLDSQIANQETWQALSRLAERLTDDKFWETA; encoded by the coding sequence GTGCTGATCTTCTCCGCCTCCGACAAGGGAGGCACCGGCCGCTCGGTGACGAGCGCCAACCTGGCCTACCACCGCGCCCTGGCCGGTGACGACGTCTGCTACCTGGACTTCGACTTCGGCTCGCCCACCGCGGCGGCCGTCTTCGACGTGGCCGACGCCCGTCAGGCCACCGAGGACCACGGTCTGCACGCCTACCTGATAGGAGAGGTCGGCGAACCGGCCCGCATCGACGTCTGGGCCGAGACCGAGCACCAGGTGCTGCGCTTCCCGCCGCCCGGCTGCGGCCGGCTCGTGCTGATGCCCGGCGACGTCAGCGGCGGCGAGTTCGCCACCAGCGAGGAGAACCTCCACCGCTGCGTCGACCTCCTGATGAACCTGTACTACGAGTTCGACCTGGTCATCGTGGACCTCAGCGCCGGCCGCTCGTACGCGGTCGACATGGTCCTGGAGGCCACCGCCCAGCCCGAGATGAGCGAGGTCACCGCCCGCTGGCTGGTCTTCCACCGCTGGACCCGCCAGCATGTCGCGGCCGCCGCCAGCCTGGTCTTCGGCAAGCGCGGCATCCTCGCGGGCGGCGTCGAACGCGGACACGGCGAGGAGGAGCTGCGCAACGCCATCCGCTTCGTCCGGGCCGCCGTCCCCGACCCCGAGTCACCGCTGTGGTCCCAGGTGTCGCCCACCCAGTCGGCGTGGATGCGCAAGACCGACGGCGACCTCAAGCAGCTCGCCTCCACCCACGGCATCGGCTACAGCCAGGTCCTCGGCTCCGTGCCGCTCGAACCGGTCCTGCAGTGGCGCGAGCAGCTCATCACCGACGAGGACGTGCTCGACAGCCAGATCGCCAACCAGGAGACCTGGCAGGCGCTCAGCCGGCTCGCCGAGCGCCTCACCGACGACAAGTTCTGGGAGACGGCATGA
- a CDS encoding helix-turn-helix domain-containing protein: MANGSRQAAWEFFGAELKRRRENAGITQTELGARVFVSGGYIGQFEQAIRKPQLDIAQRIDDALQTDGIFERLWQKLIRDRRYADYFARTAELERLATRICDWEPSVVPGLLQTPAYTRALVLATQPFAADELVEERVTARAERAAILEDATRPEYCAIVHETVLRVPVGGRQVAAQALTHLAEAARSRKVLLQVLPYSAGATANNGSLRLMEFDDAPPTAYTETSFSGSVLDDPAVVKRASRAYDLIRGAALSPDASLALIESAAEDFRRCTRTT, from the coding sequence ATGGCCAACGGTTCACGTCAGGCGGCTTGGGAGTTCTTCGGGGCGGAGCTGAAGAGACGGCGTGAGAACGCCGGTATTACGCAGACGGAACTGGGTGCGCGGGTTTTCGTGTCGGGTGGTTACATCGGCCAGTTCGAACAGGCGATCCGAAAGCCTCAGCTGGATATCGCTCAGAGGATTGACGACGCCCTGCAAACCGACGGTATTTTCGAGCGCCTCTGGCAGAAGCTCATCAGGGACCGGCGGTACGCGGATTACTTCGCGAGGACGGCCGAGCTGGAGCGGCTGGCGACAAGGATCTGCGACTGGGAGCCCTCCGTCGTCCCGGGGCTGCTGCAGACACCGGCGTACACGCGGGCACTCGTCCTGGCCACACAGCCGTTCGCGGCCGACGAACTCGTCGAGGAGCGGGTCACGGCCCGCGCCGAGCGCGCGGCGATCCTGGAGGACGCGACGCGGCCGGAGTACTGCGCGATCGTGCACGAGACGGTGCTGCGCGTGCCGGTCGGCGGCCGGCAGGTCGCGGCGCAGGCGCTGACGCACCTGGCGGAGGCGGCCCGCAGCCGCAAGGTGCTGCTCCAGGTGCTGCCGTACTCGGCGGGCGCCACGGCGAACAACGGCTCGCTGCGCCTGATGGAGTTCGACGACGCACCGCCAACTGCCTATACCGAGACGTCGTTTTCAGGCAGCGTCCTGGACGACCCGGCGGTGGTGAAGCGTGCGAGCCGCGCCTACGATCTCATCAGGGGCGCCGCGCTGTCTCCGGACGCGTCCCTGGCCCTGATCGAGTCGGCAGCTGAGGACTTCAGACGATGCACACGGACGACCTGA
- a CDS encoding SCO2522 family protein, with amino-acid sequence MSDAVFQETTAQPRTQSVPLAHLSLELGHLYMEDYEAGPKRLAEHFAEVRVWADAVRASAARRGRRPRISTCFLIDDYFSRFSTPAELVPMVLKEAEKAGLVIDYLARESACAVADRVELAESVMHRLVESPPPGSHGSRPPVSRTGWLANGERSPATSRSALGAVKGWQPPQETAARNHSIFMDVELWSEKDGRRLWSCPFLAAVWQLARLGLLRHLGEPVLVPTVWEGADFPQEWDRLPPVVKLSDTGAAFSAYRTCSLMPNRFIAVEDAVRLILDQIDVDAGALRQVAERSAAERVPVPPAVAQRATYVFYEEPGDSAEAEET; translated from the coding sequence ATGAGCGACGCCGTCTTCCAGGAGACCACCGCCCAGCCGCGCACCCAGTCCGTGCCGCTGGCCCATCTCTCCCTGGAGCTCGGCCACCTCTACATGGAGGACTACGAAGCCGGGCCCAAGCGGTTGGCCGAGCACTTCGCCGAGGTCCGGGTCTGGGCGGACGCCGTACGGGCCTCCGCCGCCCGGCGCGGCCGGCGCCCCCGGATCAGCACCTGCTTCCTGATCGACGACTACTTCAGCCGCTTCTCCACCCCGGCCGAACTCGTCCCCATGGTGCTCAAGGAGGCCGAGAAGGCGGGCCTGGTCATCGACTATCTGGCCCGCGAGTCGGCCTGCGCGGTCGCCGACCGGGTCGAGCTCGCCGAGTCCGTCATGCACCGCCTCGTCGAGTCGCCGCCACCCGGCAGCCACGGCTCGCGCCCGCCCGTCAGCCGTACCGGCTGGCTGGCCAACGGCGAGCGCAGCCCCGCCACCTCCCGCAGTGCGCTCGGCGCGGTCAAGGGCTGGCAGCCGCCGCAGGAGACGGCCGCCCGCAACCACTCCATCTTCATGGACGTCGAGCTGTGGTCGGAGAAGGACGGCCGGCGCCTGTGGTCCTGCCCCTTCCTGGCCGCCGTGTGGCAGCTCGCCCGGCTCGGCCTCCTGCGGCACCTCGGCGAGCCGGTGCTGGTGCCCACCGTGTGGGAGGGCGCGGACTTCCCGCAGGAGTGGGACCGGCTGCCACCCGTGGTCAAGCTCAGCGACACGGGCGCGGCCTTCAGCGCCTACCGCACCTGCAGCCTGATGCCGAACCGCTTCATCGCCGTCGAGGACGCCGTACGGCTCATCCTCGACCAGATAGACGTCGACGCGGGGGCGCTGCGGCAGGTCGCCGAGCGGTCGGCGGCCGAGCGGGTGCCGGTGCCCCCCGCGGTCGCCCAGCGCGCCACGTACGTCTTCTACGAGGAGCCCGGCGACTCCGCCGAGGCCGAGGAGACCTGA